The following coding sequences lie in one Maribacter forsetii DSM 18668 genomic window:
- a CDS encoding superoxide dismutase family protein, which yields MKIFKIELALLALLAVFSCKEVKKEASDAKEEVEDLMDEAKNEMDEDETVVKFMLEPKSDSNVKGEVIFTQDDEEVEMTAMLSGLSEGEHAIHIHQTADCTAADGSSAGGHWNPTNEPHGKWGASEGYHKGDIGNFTADADGNAKVEFETEEWCIGCDDENKNILGKGVIVHQGVDDYTSQPSGDAGARVSCAGIIE from the coding sequence ATGAAAATATTTAAAATTGAATTGGCACTATTGGCACTACTAGCTGTCTTTAGCTGCAAAGAGGTAAAAAAAGAGGCTTCTGACGCCAAAGAAGAAGTTGAAGATTTAATGGATGAAGCAAAAAATGAAATGGATGAGGATGAAACCGTTGTTAAATTCATGCTAGAACCAAAAAGTGATAGTAATGTAAAAGGCGAAGTAATCTTTACCCAAGATGATGAAGAAGTAGAAATGACAGCCATGTTATCTGGCTTATCTGAAGGTGAGCATGCCATTCATATTCATCAAACGGCAGATTGTACCGCAGCTGATGGTTCTTCTGCTGGCGGTCATTGGAACCCAACAAATGAACCACATGGTAAATGGGGAGCTTCTGAAGGTTATCACAAAGGTGATATTGGTAACTTTACCGCAGATGCCGATGGTAATGCAAAAGTTGAATTTGAAACAGAAGAATGGTGTATTGGCTGTGATGATGAAAACAAAAATATTTTAGGCAAAGGGGTCATTGTTCACCAAGGTGTCGATGACTATACCTCGCAACCTAGCGGAGATGCTGGTGCACGTGTAAGTTGTGCCGGTATTATTGAATAG
- a CDS encoding RNA polymerase sigma factor: MQLDLLVDQFKKKDPSAFEKLYGMYSENICGVINTIVKNDALSQEICQDVFIKIWNNCESYNSSKGRFFTWILNIARNAAIDEIRSRSYKNEKKNLSADFFVGILQHKEEEETSSVDTKGLRKLVKNLKEKCVQIIELLYFRGYTQKDAAEELEIPLGTVKTRNRSCISQLRENMEVR, encoded by the coding sequence ATGCAATTAGACCTATTGGTTGATCAGTTTAAGAAGAAAGACCCCTCCGCTTTCGAAAAGCTATATGGCATGTATAGCGAGAACATTTGTGGTGTGATTAACACCATCGTTAAGAACGATGCACTCTCCCAAGAAATTTGTCAAGATGTTTTTATTAAAATATGGAACAACTGTGAAAGCTATAACTCCTCTAAAGGAAGGTTTTTTACATGGATATTGAATATTGCCAGAAACGCCGCTATCGATGAAATACGCAGTAGGTCGTATAAAAATGAAAAAAAGAACCTTTCGGCAGACTTCTTCGTAGGTATTTTACAGCACAAGGAAGAAGAAGAAACTTCATCTGTAGATACTAAGGGTTTGAGAAAACTTGTTAAAAATTTAAAGGAAAAATGTGTTCAAATCATTGAACTGTTATATTTTAGAGGGTACACTCAAAAAGACGCCGCAGAAGAATTGGAAATTCCCTTAGGTACTGTAAAAACAAGAAACAGAAGTTGCATTTCCCAATTAAGGGAGAATATGGAGGTAAGATAG